One Nitrospina watsonii DNA segment encodes these proteins:
- a CDS encoding flavin reductase family protein, whose protein sequence is MRNKKQIGKALGRVPSGLFIVTAAHEDHEDAVLTSWVNQCAFEPPALSVVLATTRPARLLVEASGVFILNILGKESNSLLKHFFKPPTDGDIFKGLNVSKGHKGIKILDDAVACLECEVKNQQKCGDHILYTAEIVGGKSLKGGEPYVHVRDTGFSY, encoded by the coding sequence TTGCGCAACAAAAAACAGATCGGCAAGGCCCTGGGCCGGGTTCCCAGCGGATTGTTCATTGTGACGGCCGCACACGAAGATCACGAGGACGCGGTGCTGACAAGCTGGGTCAATCAATGTGCGTTCGAACCTCCGGCATTGAGCGTTGTGCTGGCGACAACGCGTCCGGCGAGATTGCTGGTCGAGGCCTCCGGCGTGTTCATCCTGAACATTCTGGGGAAGGAGTCCAACAGTCTGCTCAAGCATTTTTTCAAGCCACCCACGGATGGCGATATTTTTAAAGGGTTGAATGTCAGCAAGGGGCACAAGGGGATCAAGATTCTCGATGATGCGGTGGCCTGCCTGGAATGTGAGGTGAAAAATCAGCAGAAATGCGGCGATCACATTCTGTACACGGCGGAAATCGTCGGTGGCAAATCGTTGAAAGGCGGGGAGCCGTACGTGCACGTGCGGGACACGGGGTTCAGCTATTGA